Proteins encoded together in one Lutra lutra chromosome 4, mLutLut1.2, whole genome shotgun sequence window:
- the RNPC3 gene encoding RNA-binding region-containing protein 3 isoform X3, with amino-acid sequence MAAPEQSLPPMSRGCQNSASLSPPRGDRTLLVRHLPAELTAEEKEDLLKYFGAQSVRVLSDKGRLKHTAFATFPNEKAAIKALTRLHQLKLLGHTLVVEFAKEQDRVHSPCPPSDTEKKKRCDDPVEDDKEKKELGCLTIENGIAPNHGLTFPLNSCLKYMYPPPSSTILANIVNALASVPKFYVQVLHLMNKMNLPTPFGPITARPPMYEDYMPLHAPLPPASPQPPEEPPLPDEDEELSSIESEYESSDDEDRQRMTKLMELANLQPKRPKTVKQHHVRKKRKIKDMLKTPSSAPHSLHPVLLPSDVFDQPQPVGSKKIEFHISTDMPSAFKKDLEKEQNCEEQNYDLPAAEGDAPNVGFGKIFPKPNLNITEEIKEDCDEMPSECISRRELEKGRISREEMETLSVFRSYEPGEPNCRIYVKNLAKHVQEKDLKYIFGRYVDFSSETQRIMFDIRLMKEGRMKGQAFIGLPNEKAAAKALKEANGYVLFGKPMVVQFARSARPKQDSKEGKRKC; translated from the exons ATGGCGGCCCCTGAGCAGTCCCTGCCGCCGATGTCAAGGGGATGCCAGAACTCTGCCTCACTCTCCCCACCGCGGGGCGACCGAACCCTTTTAGTGAGGCACCTGCCAGCCGAACTGACCGCCGAAGAGAAAGAGGACTTGCTGAAGTATTTCGGGGCGCAGTCGGTGCGGGTCCTGTCAGATAAGGGACGACTG AAACATACAGCTTTTGCTACTTTCCCTAATGAAAAAGCAGCTATAAag GCATTGACAAGACTACATCAGCTGAAACTTTTAGGTCATACTTTAGTTGTTGAATTTGCAAAGGAGCAAGATCGAGTTCATTCTCCATGTCCCCCTTCagacactgaaaaaaagaaaag atGTGATGACCCTGTGGAagatgataaagaaaagaaagaacttggTTGTTTAACCATAGAAAATGGAATTGCACCAAACCATGg gctGACTTTCCCTCTGAATTCATGCCTCAAGTATATGTACCCACCACCTTCAAGCACAATCCTAGCAAACATAGTAAATGCTTTGGCAAGTGTGCCTAAGTTCTATGTACAG GTGCTTCATCttatgaataaaatgaatttacCCACACCTTTTGGACCAATTACTGCACGCCCTCCAATG TATGAAGATTATATGCCATTACATGCACCTCTTCCACCTGCATCTCCTCAGCCACCAGAGGAACCTCCTTTGCCAGATGAGGATGAGGAATTATCAAGTATAGAATCAGAATACGAGAGTAGTGATGATGAAGACCGACAGAG AATGACTAAACTAATGGAACTAGCAAATCTTCAGCCCAAAAGGCCAAAAACAGTAAAGCAGCACCATGTGAGAAAAAAACGAAAAATAAAGGATATGTTGAAAACACCTTCATCTGCTCCGCACAg TTTACATCCAGTTCTGTTACCTTCGGATGTATTTGACCAACCACAACCTGTAGGTAGTAAGAAAATTGAATTTCATATATCTACTGACATGCCATCTGCATTTAAGAAagatctagaaaaagaacaaaattgtgaAGAACAAAATTATG ATTTACCTGCTGCTGAAGGTGATGCACCCAATGTAGGATTTGGAAAAATCTTCCCTAAACCTAATTTGAACATCACAGAAGAGATTAAAGAGGACTGTGATGAAATGCCATCAGAATGTATTTCTAGAAGGGAGTTGGAAAAAGGCAGAATTTCTAGAGAAG aaatggaaacactCTCAGTTTTCAGAAGTTACGAACCGGGTGAACCAAACTGTAGAATTTATGTAAAGAATTTAGCTAAACATGTTCAAGAAAAG gaccttaaatatatttttgggaGATATGTTGACTTTTCATCAGAAACACAACGGATAAT GTTTGATATTCGTTTGATGAAAGAAGGTCGCATGAAAGGACAAGCTTTCATTGGACTTCCAAATgaaaaagcagcagcaaaagCCTTAAAGGAAGCTAATGGATATGTTCTTTTCGGAAAACCTATGGTGGTT CAGTTTGCTCGATCTGCTAGACCAAAACAAgattcaaaagaaggaaaaaggaagtgttaa
- the RNPC3 gene encoding RNA-binding region-containing protein 3 isoform X2, whose translation MAAPEQSLPPMSRGCQNSASLSPPRGDRTLLVRHLPAELTAEEKEDLLKYFGAQSVRVLSDKGRLKHTAFATFPNEKAAIKALTRLHQLKLLGHTLVVEFAKEQDRVHSPCPPSDTEKKKRCDDPVEDDKEKKELGCLTIENGIAPNHGLTFPLNSCLKYMYPPPSSTILANIVNALASVPKFYVQVLHLMNKMNLPTPFGPITARPPMYEDYMPLHAPLPPASPQPPEEPPLPDEDEELSSIESEYESSDDEDRQRMTKLMELANLQPKRPKTVKQHHVRKKRKIKDMLKTPSSAPHSSLHPVLLPSDVFDQPQPVGSKKIEFHISTDMPSAFKKDLEKEQNCEEQNYDLPAAEGDAPNVGFGKIFPKPNLNITEEIKEDCDEMPSECISRRELEKGRISREEMETLSVFRSYEPGEPNCRIYVKNLAKHVQEKDLKYIFGRYVDFSSETQRIMFDIRLMKEGRMKGQAFIGLPNEKAAAKALKEANGYVLFGKPMVVQFARSARPKQDSKEGKRKC comes from the exons ATGGCGGCCCCTGAGCAGTCCCTGCCGCCGATGTCAAGGGGATGCCAGAACTCTGCCTCACTCTCCCCACCGCGGGGCGACCGAACCCTTTTAGTGAGGCACCTGCCAGCCGAACTGACCGCCGAAGAGAAAGAGGACTTGCTGAAGTATTTCGGGGCGCAGTCGGTGCGGGTCCTGTCAGATAAGGGACGACTG AAACATACAGCTTTTGCTACTTTCCCTAATGAAAAAGCAGCTATAAag GCATTGACAAGACTACATCAGCTGAAACTTTTAGGTCATACTTTAGTTGTTGAATTTGCAAAGGAGCAAGATCGAGTTCATTCTCCATGTCCCCCTTCagacactgaaaaaaagaaaag atGTGATGACCCTGTGGAagatgataaagaaaagaaagaacttggTTGTTTAACCATAGAAAATGGAATTGCACCAAACCATGg gctGACTTTCCCTCTGAATTCATGCCTCAAGTATATGTACCCACCACCTTCAAGCACAATCCTAGCAAACATAGTAAATGCTTTGGCAAGTGTGCCTAAGTTCTATGTACAG GTGCTTCATCttatgaataaaatgaatttacCCACACCTTTTGGACCAATTACTGCACGCCCTCCAATG TATGAAGATTATATGCCATTACATGCACCTCTTCCACCTGCATCTCCTCAGCCACCAGAGGAACCTCCTTTGCCAGATGAGGATGAGGAATTATCAAGTATAGAATCAGAATACGAGAGTAGTGATGATGAAGACCGACAGAG AATGACTAAACTAATGGAACTAGCAAATCTTCAGCCCAAAAGGCCAAAAACAGTAAAGCAGCACCATGTGAGAAAAAAACGAAAAATAAAGGATATGTTGAAAACACCTTCATCTGCTCCGCACAg CAGTTTACATCCAGTTCTGTTACCTTCGGATGTATTTGACCAACCACAACCTGTAGGTAGTAAGAAAATTGAATTTCATATATCTACTGACATGCCATCTGCATTTAAGAAagatctagaaaaagaacaaaattgtgaAGAACAAAATTATG ATTTACCTGCTGCTGAAGGTGATGCACCCAATGTAGGATTTGGAAAAATCTTCCCTAAACCTAATTTGAACATCACAGAAGAGATTAAAGAGGACTGTGATGAAATGCCATCAGAATGTATTTCTAGAAGGGAGTTGGAAAAAGGCAGAATTTCTAGAGAAG aaatggaaacactCTCAGTTTTCAGAAGTTACGAACCGGGTGAACCAAACTGTAGAATTTATGTAAAGAATTTAGCTAAACATGTTCAAGAAAAG gaccttaaatatatttttgggaGATATGTTGACTTTTCATCAGAAACACAACGGATAAT GTTTGATATTCGTTTGATGAAAGAAGGTCGCATGAAAGGACAAGCTTTCATTGGACTTCCAAATgaaaaagcagcagcaaaagCCTTAAAGGAAGCTAATGGATATGTTCTTTTCGGAAAACCTATGGTGGTT CAGTTTGCTCGATCTGCTAGACCAAAACAAgattcaaaagaaggaaaaaggaagtgttaa
- the RNPC3 gene encoding RNA-binding region-containing protein 3 isoform X1 yields MAAPEQSLPPMSRGCQNSASLSPPRGDRTLLVRHLPAELTAEEKEDLLKYFGAQSVRVLSDKGRLKHTAFATFPNEKAAIKALTRLHQLKLLGHTLVVEFAKEQDRVHSPCPPSDTEKKKRCDDPVEDDKEKKELGCLTIENGIAPNHGLTFPLNSCLKYMYPPPSSTILANIVNALASVPKFYVQVLHLMNKMNLPTPFGPITARPPMYEDYMPLHAPLPPASPQPPEEPPLPDEDEELSSIESEYESSDDEDRQRMTKLMELANLQPKRPKTVKQHHVRKKRKIKDMLKTPSSAPHSWKVMLSLFINSSLHPVLLPSDVFDQPQPVGSKKIEFHISTDMPSAFKKDLEKEQNCEEQNYDLPAAEGDAPNVGFGKIFPKPNLNITEEIKEDCDEMPSECISRRELEKGRISREEMETLSVFRSYEPGEPNCRIYVKNLAKHVQEKDLKYIFGRYVDFSSETQRIMFDIRLMKEGRMKGQAFIGLPNEKAAAKALKEANGYVLFGKPMVVQFARSARPKQDSKEGKRKC; encoded by the exons ATGGCGGCCCCTGAGCAGTCCCTGCCGCCGATGTCAAGGGGATGCCAGAACTCTGCCTCACTCTCCCCACCGCGGGGCGACCGAACCCTTTTAGTGAGGCACCTGCCAGCCGAACTGACCGCCGAAGAGAAAGAGGACTTGCTGAAGTATTTCGGGGCGCAGTCGGTGCGGGTCCTGTCAGATAAGGGACGACTG AAACATACAGCTTTTGCTACTTTCCCTAATGAAAAAGCAGCTATAAag GCATTGACAAGACTACATCAGCTGAAACTTTTAGGTCATACTTTAGTTGTTGAATTTGCAAAGGAGCAAGATCGAGTTCATTCTCCATGTCCCCCTTCagacactgaaaaaaagaaaag atGTGATGACCCTGTGGAagatgataaagaaaagaaagaacttggTTGTTTAACCATAGAAAATGGAATTGCACCAAACCATGg gctGACTTTCCCTCTGAATTCATGCCTCAAGTATATGTACCCACCACCTTCAAGCACAATCCTAGCAAACATAGTAAATGCTTTGGCAAGTGTGCCTAAGTTCTATGTACAG GTGCTTCATCttatgaataaaatgaatttacCCACACCTTTTGGACCAATTACTGCACGCCCTCCAATG TATGAAGATTATATGCCATTACATGCACCTCTTCCACCTGCATCTCCTCAGCCACCAGAGGAACCTCCTTTGCCAGATGAGGATGAGGAATTATCAAGTATAGAATCAGAATACGAGAGTAGTGATGATGAAGACCGACAGAG AATGACTAAACTAATGGAACTAGCAAATCTTCAGCCCAAAAGGCCAAAAACAGTAAAGCAGCACCATGTGAGAAAAAAACGAAAAATAAAGGATATGTTGAAAACACCTTCATCTGCTCCGCACAg TTGGAAAGTAATGCTGTCACTATTTATAAACAGCAGTTTACATCCAGTTCTGTTACCTTCGGATGTATTTGACCAACCACAACCTGTAGGTAGTAAGAAAATTGAATTTCATATATCTACTGACATGCCATCTGCATTTAAGAAagatctagaaaaagaacaaaattgtgaAGAACAAAATTATG ATTTACCTGCTGCTGAAGGTGATGCACCCAATGTAGGATTTGGAAAAATCTTCCCTAAACCTAATTTGAACATCACAGAAGAGATTAAAGAGGACTGTGATGAAATGCCATCAGAATGTATTTCTAGAAGGGAGTTGGAAAAAGGCAGAATTTCTAGAGAAG aaatggaaacactCTCAGTTTTCAGAAGTTACGAACCGGGTGAACCAAACTGTAGAATTTATGTAAAGAATTTAGCTAAACATGTTCAAGAAAAG gaccttaaatatatttttgggaGATATGTTGACTTTTCATCAGAAACACAACGGATAAT GTTTGATATTCGTTTGATGAAAGAAGGTCGCATGAAAGGACAAGCTTTCATTGGACTTCCAAATgaaaaagcagcagcaaaagCCTTAAAGGAAGCTAATGGATATGTTCTTTTCGGAAAACCTATGGTGGTT CAGTTTGCTCGATCTGCTAGACCAAAACAAgattcaaaagaaggaaaaaggaagtgttaa